In one Rutidosis leptorrhynchoides isolate AG116_Rl617_1_P2 chromosome 8, CSIRO_AGI_Rlap_v1, whole genome shotgun sequence genomic region, the following are encoded:
- the LOC139864372 gene encoding uncharacterized protein, with translation MGEPARGQSMEALMKATRAGIGHAITQPVVNTDFEVKHQILNMITHQCQFRGTPKEDAFEHLRSFKSIYGAKDWLESLPEGEIDSWTTMEVRFLKRFFPASKAAKLQSDINHFVQKSNETLYDARTRFGKLLRNCPQHRLNNFNKVQIFYKGVNVPIRKEIDIFAVKAQLATVERQMESMTKEMHAMKVGCELCQGPHLTKDCNQSTMEEHVNYLAQSLTERPPGALPSNTQTNSNNNGPVQTILTNTNRSDVKNKVLQVSNYSQVNAIYGVESYGSDEVSPTYTHNSEDSWTRVSDTTPAYGNYLMSLMTGSSSSSGNQESEVKSVETTDPPEISVNNVENIEVEEKVISSPKLQVYKPPIPYPKAIHSEKPKETVYLMAKKGVHEQAFSAFLEAECAAIVKKSDMPPKLGDPGPFVVPGSIDGSGLNLGDLKPTSTGVRLINQSVSKPVGIIENLVIKVGELEFPTDFVVVDMIADKVIPIVLGRPFLATAGALTDWKTGKLVLRDRGKTLSFETKFIVKPPPTSVDYVNVLNSSETDNDKTKISKNPKCRGVGVKEKPVVKLSDDSVVDRSMRRLFGRIKKVKSEKDELVRIRLVSNLPEKEKENLRELTRESRAADDWLLSMIDNGNLSGGSYGLKDEGTHHPGIS, from the exons ATGGGTGAACCAGCTCGGGGTCAATCCATGGAAGCtttgatgaaagccacaagggctggtaTTGGACATGCTATTACACAACCGGTAGTCAACACAGATTTTGAAGTCAAGCATCAGATTTTAAATATGATAACTCATCAGtgccagttcaggggtacaccgaaagaggatgcattcgagcatcttcgatCGTTCAAAAGCATCT ATGGTGCTAAGGACTGGTTAGAATCATTGCCCGAGGGTGAAATTGACAGTTGGACTACGATGGAAGTTAGATTTTTGAAGCGTTTCTTTCCCGCTTCAAAGGCCGCGAAATTGCAGagtgacattaatcactttgttcagaagTCAAACGAGACACTCTATGATGCACGGACACGGTTTGGTAAATTGctacgtaattgtcctcaacacaGGTTGAACAATTTTAATAAGGTCCAGATTTTTTATAAGGGTGTTAACGTGCCAATAAGAAAAGAAATAGATATTTTTGCAG TTAAGGCACAGCTTGCAACTGTCGAAAGACAAATGGAAtcaatgactaaagagatgcacgcAATGAAAGTTGGTTGTGAGTTATGTCAGGGACCACATCTTACAAAGGATTGTAATCAGTCAACGATGGAAGAGCATGTGAACTACTTGG CTCAATCGCTaacggagagaccaccgggtgctctcccatCTAATACGCAAACCAATTCGAACAATAATGGGCCGGTTCAAACAATTCTCACGAATACTAATAGAAGTGATGTGAAGAATAAAGTTCTTCAGGTTTCTAATTATTCGCAAGTTAATGCTATTTATGGTGTTGAGAGTTATGGTTCCGATGAGGTTTCTCCGACTTATACTCATAATAGCGAAGACAGTTGGACTCGAGTAAGTGATACAACTCCCGCGTATGGTAATTACTTAATGAGTTTAATGACGGGGAGTTCTTCTAGTTCGGGTAATCAAGAGTCGGAGGTGAAAAGTGTTGAGACTACCGACCCTCCCGAGATTAGTGTGAATAATGTTGAGAATATCGAAGTGGAAGAAAAGGTGATATCTTCACCTAAGTTGCAGGTTTACAAGCCGCCCATTCCATATCCAAAAGCTATTCATTCCGAGAAACCAAAGGAAACTGTTT ACTTGATGGCAAAGAAGGGCGTGCATGAGCAAGCATTCTCCGCGTTTCTTGAAGCGGAATGTGCTGCTATAGTGAAGAAGAGTGATATGCCACCGAAGTTGGGTGATCCCGGGCCATTCGTAGTGCCTGGTAGTATTGATGGTTCTGGG TTGAATTTAGGTGACCTTAAACCAACTTCTACGGGTGTTAGATTGATAAACCAGTCAGTTAGTAAACCCGTAGGTATTATTGAAAACTTGGTGATTAAAGTTGGTGAACTAGAATTTCCTACAGATTTTGTGGTTGTTGATATGATTGCGGATAAAGTTATACCTAttgttttaggtagaccatttttagcaactgcaggGGCACTAACTGACTGGAAGACTGGGAAATTAGTCTTGAGGGATAGAGGTAAAACTTTAAGTTTTGAGACTAAGTTTATTGTTAAGCCACCACCCACATCCGTTGATTATGTGAATGTGCTTAATAGTAGTGAAACTGATAATGATAAAACTAAGATTAGTAAAAATCCTAAGTGTAGGGGTGTGGGTGTTAAAGAAAAACCCGTAGTTAAACTGTCCGATGATAGTGTTGTTGATAGGTCTATGAGAAGGTTATTCGGGCGGATTAAGAAGGTTAAGAGTGAGAAAGATGAGCTTGTTAGAATCCGGTTAGTTTCTAATTTACCGGAAAAAGAGAAAGAAAATTTGAGGGAATTAACTAGGGAGTCAAGAGCAGCTGATGATTGGTTATTGAGTATGATCGATAATGGTAATTTAAGTGGTGGTTCCTATGGTTTGAAGGATGAGGGAACCCACCATCCGGGCATCAGTTGA